A genome region from Syntrophomonadaceae bacterium includes the following:
- a CDS encoding D-glycerate dehydrogenase, which produces MRKWDVYVTRMLPQPAMDLLAEHCDVEVNPEDRVLHRSELLQKVPGRDAVIPLLTDTIDAEVFDAAKNAKIFANYAVGFNNIDIPAATARGILVSNTPGVLTDATADMAWTLLMAAARRVVEGDKLTRAGRFKGWGPMMLLGQEVTRKTLGIIGSGRIGSEFALRAKGFRMRIIYTDIKPNPAMEAETGALFVDQETLLKEADFVALHVPLTPETYHLISEKELKMMKKSAVLVNTSRGPVIDEIALARALKAGEIWAAGLDVYEWEPEITPALLELDNVILLPHIASATFETRTKMGLMAVENVLAAMRGEQPPNCLNPEVKR; this is translated from the coding sequence TATGTTACCAGGATGTTGCCTCAGCCGGCAATGGACCTATTGGCAGAACATTGCGATGTGGAAGTGAATCCAGAAGATCGGGTATTGCACAGATCAGAATTATTGCAAAAGGTGCCAGGGCGGGATGCCGTGATTCCGCTGTTGACGGATACCATTGATGCAGAGGTTTTTGATGCAGCCAAAAATGCAAAAATCTTTGCCAACTACGCTGTCGGTTTCAACAACATAGACATTCCGGCGGCAACCGCTCGGGGCATCCTGGTGAGCAACACCCCGGGGGTGTTGACTGATGCAACCGCCGACATGGCCTGGACCCTCTTGATGGCGGCAGCCCGCCGGGTAGTGGAAGGGGATAAGCTCACCAGGGCAGGCAGGTTTAAAGGATGGGGGCCGATGATGCTGTTAGGCCAAGAGGTTACCAGGAAAACCTTGGGAATTATCGGAAGCGGCAGGATTGGCAGCGAATTTGCTTTAAGGGCGAAGGGTTTCCGGATGCGGATAATTTATACCGATATCAAACCAAATCCGGCGATGGAGGCAGAAACAGGGGCATTATTTGTTGATCAAGAAACACTTTTAAAGGAGGCGGACTTTGTTGCCCTCCATGTCCCGTTGACACCGGAGACCTACCACCTGATCAGCGAAAAAGAATTGAAAATGATGAAAAAGTCAGCTGTCCTGGTCAATACATCCCGGGGGCCGGTCATCGACGAAATTGCCCTGGCGAGAGCTTTAAAGGCGGGCGAAATCTGGGCAGCAGGGCTCGATGTTTATGAGTGGGAACCGGAAATAACACCGGCCCTGTTGGAGTTGGATAATGTGATCTTGTTGCCTCATATTGCCAGCGCCACGTTCGAGACCAGGACCAAAATGGGCCTCATGGCAGTGGAAAATGTCCTGGCTGCCATGCGGGGGGAACAGCCTCCCAACTGTTTAAACCCTGAGGTCAAGAGATAG